The genomic segment ccaaactccccaagtatccgcattatttctggcatcccctccgctggatccgccacatatagtagcagatcatccgcatataaagatacccggtgttcttctcctcccctaagtattcccctccatcccttggaacctctcagcgctatcgccaggggctcaatcgccagtgcaaacagtaatggggacagaggacatccctgccttgtccctctatggagccgaaaatatgccgatccccgtccattcgtgaccacactcgccactggggccctatacaacagctgcacccatctaacatacccctctccgaacccaaatctcctcaacacctcccacagataatcccactccactctatcaaatgctttctcggcatccatcgccactactatctccgtttcaccctctgttggggccatcatcattacccctaacaacctccgtatgttcgtgttcagctgtctccccttcacaaacccagtttggtcctcatgaaccacccccgggacacattcctctattctcattgccattaccttggccaagaccttggcatctacattgaggagggagattggtctgtaggacccgcattgtagtggatccttttccttctttaaaagaagcgatatcgttgcttctgacatagtcgggggcagttgtcccctttcctttgcctcgttaaaggtcctcgtcagtaacggggcgagcaagtccaaatattttctgtaaaattcaactgggaatccgtccggtcccggggcctttcccgtctgcatgttcctaattcctttcaccacttcttctaccgtgatctgtgctcccaatcccatcctttcctgctcttccaccttgggaatttccagccgatccaaaaactccatcattctctccctcccatccgggggttgagcttcatacaattttttataaaatgtctaaaacacttcattcactctctccgctccccgctccgtctctccatcttcgtctctcaccccccctatttccctcgctgctccccttttcctcaattggtgtgccagcaatctgctcgccttctctccatattcatactgtacaccctgcgccttcctccattgtgcctctgcagtgcctgtggtcagcaagtcaaattccacatgcagcctttgcctttccctatacagtccctcctccggtgcttccgcatactgtctgtccaccctcaaaagttcttgcaacaaccgctcccgttccttactctcctgcttccctttatgtgtccttattgatatcagctccctcctaaccaccgccttcaacgcctcccagaccactcccacctgaacctccccattgtcattgagttccaagtacttttcaatgcatcccctcacccttaagcacaccccctcatccgccattagtcccatgtccattctccagggtggacgccctcttgtttcctcccctatctccaagtctacccagtgtggggcatgatccgaaatggctatagccgtatattccgttcccctcaccctcgggatcaatgccctacccaacacaaaaaagtctatgcgtgaatagactttatggacataggagaaaaacgagaactccttactcctaggtccactgaatctccacgggtccacccctcccatctgctccataaaatccttaagcaccttggctgctgccggcctcctaccagtcctggacttcgaactatccagccttggttccaacaccgtgttaaagtctccccccattatcagctttccggtctctaggtctgggatgcgtcctagcattcgcctcataaaattggcatcgtcccaattcggggcatacacgtttaccaacaccaccatctctccctgtaatttgccactcaccatcacgtatctgcccccgttatccgccactatagtctttgcctcgaacattacccgcttccccactaatatagccacccccctgtttttcgcatccagccccgaatggaacacctgccctacccatcctttgcgcaacctaacctgatctatcagtttcaggtgcgtttcctgtaacatgaccacatctgctttaagtttcttaaggtgtgcgagtactcgtgccctctttatcggcccgttaagccccctcacgttccacgtgatcagccgagttggggggcttcccacccccccccccttgccggttagccatcatctttttccagcttctcgcccagttcccacgcagctgtatttctcccagacggtgcccccccgcccatcctttcccgtacccactcccccctttccccagcagcagcaacccagtaattcccccttcccccccccccccgctagaccccccgctagcgtaattactccccccatgttgctcccagaagtcagcaaactctggctgacctcggcttccccccgtgatcacggctcgccccgtgcggcgccccctccttcctgcttctctattcccgccataattatcatagcgcgggaaccaagcccgcgcctctccctcggccccgcctcccatggccaacgccccatctcctctccctccccacctccccccatcaccacctgtgggagaaagaaaagttaccataccgcaggattaatcatacaatccctcttcgccccccccccccactcgtcccaccactttgtccaaacgttcattttcgtagtccaatcattccaatttttcttctacaataaaagtccacgcttcatccgccgtctcaaagtagtggtgcctcccttgatatgtgacccacagtcttgccggttgcagcattccaaactttatcttttttttgtgaagtaccgctttggcccgattaaagctcgccctccttctcgccacctccgcactccaatcttgatagacgcggatcaccgcgttctcccatttactacaccgagttttcttcgcccatctaaggaccatttctctatccttaaaatggagaaatctcaccactatggctctgggagcttctcctgctctcgatcctcgcaccataactcggtatgctccctccacctccaacggacccgtcggggcctccactcccattaacgagtgcagcatcgtgctcacatatgccccgacgtccgccccctccacaccttcaggaaggccaagaatcctcaagttgttcctccttgcgttattttccagtgcctccaacctctccacagatcgtttctggtgtgcctcctgtatctccgacttcaccaccaggccctgtatatcgttttcattctctgctgctttcgccttcacgacccgaagctcctgctcctgggtcttttgttcctctttcagcccttcaatcgcctgtaatatcggggccaacaactctttcttcatttccttttttatctcctccacgcagcgtttcaaaaactcttgttgttcagggccccatatgaaactgccaccttccgacgccatcttggtttctgcttgccttccttgccgttgttccaaaggatccgctgcaatccggccactttcctctcctttttccatccgtgtccagggggaacacccttctggtttaccgcacggtgttttcagccgttaaaattgccgttggggctcctatcaagagcccaaaagtccgtttcacagggagctgccgaaacgtgcgactcagctggtcatcgccgcacccggaagtgccaCGTGTCTTTttaaaacagggtggaggaatttattgtggtgcaggaccctcctgtgacccagagaaactcgatgggctgtccccgaattttcgctgcaactaccggtcgtccggacctatcccaaagggtgtcgcagacccaactgggggagcccgaacaccgtcagtccattccggtcaggtccgtctgatctgaatgggcgctaacactatgaatgggctctgtctccttcttactcagagtgcctgtctgctgggctctctgtggctttctaggggcattgcactcccttgcaaagtgtcccaaccgtccacagttgtaacactcctgtgtctTGGGtgaggggctgttctttccttcattcacccatgcggggttctggtgtgttgtaattgCCCGTATATCTgcatcggcctgcttttcttcgggaattttaactgtgggtttgttttgtacagattgctcccaggtgcgggacaatctttttactacccacttctcgttatgggcctcctctgagggatcataattggcgcaagctttttgtcctgtttctgtggcatgggagataagggtgcgggtccatttggccatgttgtctggggacaaatgggcacggtctatgtCTCCAAAGActactgcaaagtggatccacaggcgtccagcaaacgctgtggggtgatcggtcttcttttgcctgcatttgttgaggccatctacggggtcaccccggttatacccgatcgcatccaggatcgcggtatgcatttctggaagggtgcctcctcctacattctatgggtcgggaagggctgctgcgactgaagggtctaaactcaatactatgagctttacatgctctcgctcatccaagcCGTACatagtcgcctgctgctttactctggcaaataaatggtgggggtctgaggtggggaggaacgatgtgatcttatcgcacgcgtcccgtagttgggtcactgttaaggggatggagtatagaaattccgcatcgtccgatgtggctctgcggtgggtggtgactgggttcattggagcctgaactatctgctctgtggggggttggggcgcttttctcttctgtggctttccctgcgcacatgtttcctgaacatatctctgtgctgtctcgtttaattcttcccaatcagggccgtcttcctcatctaattttgctccaaaggtttcctggaatccttttgaactgaaagcagagattgcagctccgcaatctgcttccggcactttgcgtggtccagtgagctttgtctttgctccgtggtggcagcatggagtgctcttaacgctgccttcaggtcaccacactgtctctgcaatgcttctacctgcttctctgtttcttcacgtaccaggactgcacattgcgtggcctgataggccttttcatattgggactggaagctgcttaagtgctccagacaagactggtgtgtccttttggcatcctccacctctccatcttttgctgccaacttccttctcaattctaagttctctctttctacctcgcttacatcgaccttactcattcgatgtatgtcttctacttctttccggagcgtcctaacgacctcctctgtgcctcgcaactgtgccaagcaggacacgattgccatcggcttgcgaactttccctaagctctttttgtggatctcgctcaggctctcccaccaagtatgtcctatactcccggggcctgattcctcgttgtcacagaattcactcctaagggaccatcctttccctttgaggtacttcctgatttcttcctcccaaatgggacattgtcccactctactgctgctggtcgctgcgaccgcaaattcctcggggttcatgaggcattgcattgcctgcattgccatctttcctatccaaatgctgctcttcaaatttgggacaggggtattaaggcggtgctgtaaatacgggtacagctttcgctacttCCCGAAATACAAACACCcgccagttttgtcgcaacaaaaaatctatcagttttaccttatcgccctgttagttacgcatgcatacacacacttccgaattatgaggattgatcagaactgcttgaacgcttgtggttttctgttcccaattggatctctaattcaaattctgggttctgccggagtggttttgccacttctagatcgggtcccgtcagatgtcgccaaataatgttgctaactttccggttggttcaattgctctgttttattacctttgctctcgagtcgccaggtatctttatgataccgccacgaggtttaagtccgagtaatgatcaataactcaatacaccgattagtaagattcaaatcaaagcacatttattatacacagtaatcactactcatgcacaaattctacgtctaaactacttctacaactaacagtcctatacttaacttcggttaaccaccaggtcaggggaacaaatggcctttcgttcaggttctgagtctgcgggattcgaagtcggtacggattggtagcaagtagcgcctgtctcgtagcgagtgttgaatgaAGTCTTACTTCTGtcagtggtcactgcaccggtcagggtcaatgttggttcgtgttgctgggtgacccgggcaggacgaagagagggctgaagagagctgaagagagagcgatttgaacttggggcttaacttttatagtccccaggggcttcccgtctttggggcggaccctgtacctggtcccaagtgattgaactttgtcccaatcgcttggttcgatttctccaatactggagcggttccctgatcgatgggcggtcttgaggtgctcgttcacctcctttgtgttggctcctgctggcgccggggagtctggctttgctttgtgtgtcccaaatgttacttattgttcccggggattgctcatcagtatgtagatggctgctacattgttatgctgattgtcgctggtatcgatgttgtctggccttttgcagagttaaatacacagcaaacctgcacctgctggtttctgtctgtgttggctgactttcccatcagcctttgccgttcgccattttaaatcgggagttggccaatttaggtggctacacctcccACTGTAAAGATGTAGTCATTCTGATATAATCCTGGTCCCTGATCAGATAAATGTTAGGCATTATGGTATATGGAACCAAAACGAGAAAACTGGAGTTAAAATCAACAATGGTcaagttgaatggtggaatggTCTCAAGTGACTGAATGGCTTGCTCTGATTCCTGGGTTTGTGGATGTTTCTGCCTTTGATTGCTGTTCCTGTGTGGAAGTTCCTCACACCAACTGCACTCTTTCACACGGTGATATACCAGCAGTGAGAACTCAAGAGTGGGAGCTGCACTGGTCTGTGGATTCTTGTCTTCCCTCCCCATAGATGGGGCATGACTACGTCACTACTGCAGCCGTGTTTAGTTTTCTGCTCAAAGGCATTCTTAATAACACTCACAATGATAAGAAAGAGTCTGACAAACGATACATATCTATTAATTATTCTTTATTTGGAATTCCATGACATAGACATTCTTTTAATTCGTGGCGAGTGTCTGATCAATCCAGTTGCGGAATTCGCTTACACGGGCATAAACCCCAGGGTTACGAGGGGAACAGTTGCCACTGCCCCAGGAAACGATTCCCACTAGAGACCAGGCTCCTCCCTCCTGACAGACAAGAGGTCCACCCGAGTCACCCTGTAAACAAACAAAGCCCATTCAATAGACAGCTCCGAATGAAGTTGCACGGACCGTTCCCAGCGCAAATTTACTTACCATGCAGGAGGAAGCGCCCGAGGCGCCAGCACAGATCATCACATCAGAGATCATGTTGCCCCAATATTTCTGGCACTGGACGTTGCTCAGGATGGGAAGAGATGCCTGCTGCAAGATGCAAGGTGTTCGAAAAGctgaaggggaggggaaaggattGTTAGATTTTCCTGAACAAGTCAAATATTAtttttaataaaaacagaaaatgctggataaactcagtaggtctggcagcatctgtggagagaggaacagagttaatgttttgagcccAAATGACCCTCTACAGAACTTCTACAGAATATTATTTGTGTTTGTCCAGcacttgtttttataaatttagagtgcccaattttgttttccaattgaggggcaatttagcatcgctaatccacctaccctgcatattattttggattgtgggggtgaaacccatcagacacggggagaatgtacaaactccacacggacagtgactcggggccgggatcgaacccgggtcctcggcaccatgaggcagcagtgctaaccactgcgccaccgtactgccctgtccAGCACTTGTTCTTGAAAGGTTTGGGGTTTTGCTGCAACGTCTGTGCACAAACTGAATTCTGCTTATTCCTTTTACTTTACATCTCAGGAACAGCATAATATTAAAGATAAACAGCCACGGTAGTATTCTTCACATTCCTTTCTTTGGAATATGGAGAAGATATTCCTTGAtggagaaggccattcaacccatcttaaTTTCTTCTCCTTTGAGTAATCGTACGCTCTTCCTTTGTTACATCTAGCTCTCTCTTTAGGGATTCCAGAACTTTCTCCTGCACCACTCGGCTTGCAGCTCCAGTTTGAGTGTTGATTATTGTCTGCAGGTAGAGTCATCTTTTTACTTTTAAATAACTTAAATTGCTCTCTCCTCATCATTTTCCCACTCTCTATTTGGAAGTAATATGACGGATGATCCTTTTCCAACCCAATACGTCTATCAAGACCAAATGCTTCCTTTCCCAGATACAAACGTGATAGGGCAGCAACTGAGCTCAACGAGATTACACAACAAAGCAACAGTGATTGTAACTGGACACTGGACAGCTCTCCTGGAGAACATAAGAACGTAGGAATTAGGAGTAGGTCATTCCGCTCTTCTAGCCtatcccaccattcaataagatcatggctgatctgattatggccttaaTTCCACGTCCCAAactgcaccccccctctccccaatcgtGCTTGACATCCTTGGAGATCAAAAATCTGTTGAACTaaaccttgaatatatttaatgacccagtCTCCATGGCTCTCTTGGGACGAAAATTCCAAATGTTAAcatcctctgagagagaaaaaatctctcctcatatccatcttaaatgggagaccccttatttttaaactgtgtttccTAGTTCCTGATTCCCCTCATGAAGGAAGACACGTTCTCAGTATCTACTGTCAAGCCCCATCAAAATCTTAAATATTTCACtgaaatcatctctcattcttccgaAATCCAAAGCAAATAggcatctttcttcataagacaaatccTTCACCGAGGAACCAGCCTAATGAACTTTATTCAATGTAAGTACATTGCtccttaaacaaggagaccaaaactgtttgaGGTACTCCAGGTTTGGCCTAACCAAAGCCCTATTCAGTTGCAataagacttccctactcttatacttcATCCCCCTtgtcaacatgccatttgctttcctaattaataGTTGTATCTTTTTTGCTAAATTTTTGTGGTTCATGTACTCAGACCCCTCTGTACCATAGCATCCTGCAGTCTCTCTctttttaaataatactctgcttttctattcttcccaccaaagatcCAACTTTTTTCCCACATTATGGAAGTGATTTAATGGCTTTGTTGTGCCTGACTTGGTGACGCTGCTGAATCTCGCAAGaggtcattaggctcatttaaatatgtctgcaccttATTCTCCCAGGGCCTGTGAACTAATGGCCTTGCCTGGGAGACTTCATCATGTGCTGTTTAGTACAGGTCCACAAATGTGGActaggcgtaacggcacctggggcgtcttccaggccattagagaccatcGGGTGatcagcctctgggcagggtggtactctggcactccttCTGGCACCcgcgcacctttgcactgccagcctggcacctcagCATTGCCACTCTGGCACTTCCAAGGTACCCTGATGGTACTACCAGTCTGGCAGGGGcaccagggtggcaggctggcagtgccaaggtgcccaggtgccaggttgcctgtgccatggatcaggcccgggggtgccaTGCCTTTAAGAGCTGGGATGAGAGGGGGTTCGAGGACCCTGTACGAGGTAAGTTGGgttaagtggggggggggcggtccgaaaCCATGGTGGGGTGTCTGAGGGGGGTCGAAAGATAGGGTGGCAGCTAAAAATTGTGCCTCGATCCGcaaatactcttcctgcactggcaagctgagctcatcagtgcaggaaataatTGTAAGTGCGGCCTGggcagggcattcctcgccgaggccaaaaagcGGCAAAGTGCTGTTTAATACGGGTGttgttctcggcactgcaggcactGAGAAAGACGCCACTAAATGCactcaaaatgggactctgtttctgtCCCGCTGAATCACGCCCCATCCTCCAcctgccaaatctttgcccattCACACAAGTATCTATATTCCTTTGCAGGCTCTCCTCACAAGTCGCTttcttacctatctttgtatcatcagaaaatttGGCTACAATATTTCTCTGAATGTAATTTTTGGCAGGAGGATCCAGATGGCTACTCCAGATAATAGGCCACAGCAATGAAACACCATTGTGagcgctgtatgtgtgtgtgtttattgtcttGAAGTGGCCTATGTCCCTTAGCAACATTGACTGATGTAGGAACTCCTCAACTGCCTTTGCCAGGGTCTTGTGGGGAATCACTCAGAATTTGAACCCACTACAAACTTACTTTGACTATGGTCAGAATCTTATGAAGGCCATGGGGATCTCAGCCACCAGCTCGAGAGTCAGCAAGAGCCCCATGTCATCTCAATTGAGAAGGCCCAATGCATCTTGGGCCAGTCAGGCACTTGACAGGCCATCCCTTGGGATCAAGGACCCGGGGGTGGAAGACGTCCCACCGTCTGTAGTGAGCAGCATCACTAGGAAAGTGGTATCTGCTGCTGGTGCAACACTCACCCTAGTGTTGGCAGGAAGAGGGTTGTGAGTGGGGTCAGTAGTAAGGGGGTTATTATCCGTGGCCCCTTCTTCCCAGCGCCAGGTCGCTTGAACAGACACTAAGTGCCTTTGAAAGAGAGACTCCCTGCCCTTCCCCCCCTTCCTACTCCCAGGAGCCCTAAAGGATTGCTTGTGGTGCTTTCCATGTGGTGAGGGCCCCACCCATCACTGTGTTACTACCAGCGGTAGTGAGATGAGGCCTTTAACTGGGTGTTAATTACCCACTTAAGGGTCAATTGACAACAGGGCAGAAAGGCCACCAACAGGCTTAATTAGGCTGTAGGTGGAAGCTGGCAGGGTCCCACCACTATCCTCCCAACAGATTAAATGCCACCCCCACCACTAACCTCGCTTTGGGGAAGACACCAGGTTCCATTCGATATTTGTGCCTTTCAGAAATACCAGCTTCTGTGGAAAAAGTGGTTGCTAGCGGCAATGTACCGACATGAGGACCAAGATCATTCTCTGGGTCCCAGACCAAAGGGAAGTGAGGTTGGGATGGGAATTGTGGGATGGATGccatgggagggagggggcagggcggcGGAGGcaagggcgggggtggggtggggtggttttCAGTAACCATCACCCTGCCTGATGTTGGGCTCCTCGATTGAGTGCCTGATAGTGAGGGACTCCCCCAGGCAGGTATGTGGGCAGTCTTTTGAGGgcacttatggtcttatggcacagGAAAGCCATGTGGACACCATTCCATCTCTGATCCACCGCTAAATTGCGATGGTCTCAGGGGGTATCAGTTGCCTTAATAATGAGTCTAACTGACATCCTGTTGCCAGCAGCCGGGAATCCCACATCAGCTCCTTACATCCTCCAACTTATCCGGGAGGTGGTTTGCTGCTGTCAGGAGACTCGTGCAGGATCGCTCTCGTGATAAAATCCCCCAGCTTGCATGTTTCCCAGCACTATGAGTAGAATTAAATCTAGTCCTTCATGTCCAACTGTTTTTTTTCTCCAGCAGTCAACATAACTTTGCTCACTCCAAAGCAATGGAGATACCATACCATTAGAGTTAGTCAGCCCCCATCCTGTAGTGACACACAGCTTGCCAGCACTGATGATGGAATTTGTACCAGCGAGGCAAACAGGGGACACCTGTTGATTGAACTTAACAGGTGATGAGAGCTTCACAAGAGTGATGTCGTAGTTGATGGTATTCGAATTCCAATAAGGATGAGTAATGGCCTGTAAGACAGAAGACACAGATTAGTTCACCCCAACCACTTCTGATTTTTCTGCTCTTTGCCATTGCTTTCAATCAGTAATATTTTAT from the Scyliorhinus torazame isolate Kashiwa2021f chromosome 10, sScyTor2.1, whole genome shotgun sequence genome contains:
- the LOC140430702 gene encoding chymotrypsinogen A-like produces the protein MAFLWILSCLAFFGAAYGRNCGVPAISPVITGYARIVNGEDAVPGSWPWQVSMQQRNGFHFCGGSLINENWVVTAAHCSVSTRHVVVIGDYNKCTADGKSQSISVAKAITHPYWNSNTINYDITLVKLSSPVKFNQQVSPVCLAGTNSIISAGKLCVTTGWGLTNSNAFRTPCILQQASLPILSNVQCQKYWGNMISDVMICAGASGASSCMGDSGGPLVCQEGGAWSLVGIVSWGSGNCSPRNPGVYARVSEFRNWIDQTLATN